In Benincasa hispida cultivar B227 chromosome 8, ASM972705v1, whole genome shotgun sequence, the sequence TATCGCCTTTTTATTTAAGGATCATATAAGATGCTTTTTGGAGGCCTTGGGTCGAGCCTACATAAGGAATGATATTAGAAGAAGGATGCATACCCAGAAGCTTTCAAAAGGATAACCAAAGAGCCTAACACAGTACTGTAATTAAAAAGGTTACGTGGagtctaaatatttaaaatatgagATGAGATGTCTATTGACGAGAAAGATTGGTGGAATTAAGTATCTTGAAAtatgtatttgttttttttttccatttaccTTGTAATTTCTTTTCGATGAGAAGTATTTGGGAAGGAGCTTTGATTAATACACCCTATTTTTTTAGCAGTATTCTAACATGGGATTTGCGTTGACTTCTTATTAGTGATTGAGACCAATGATAGTTAATTAGAATGCTCAACTTATAGAAGAGCTTCGCAAATCAGAATTGTCAAAGTAGAACTTTTTGAAGTTCTTAAATCTTGATATGCTTCTATTATAAGAAGGggaaattgatgaaaaatatagAGTAGAGAGAAAAATAGCACACGTaaggtttacgtggaaaaccctaatcgGGGAGAAAAAACTACGGGAAGAAGgaatttttattatatgattGATACACAAAATACATAGTGACTACCAGTTTAAATAGACAAAAGGGGAACCTTAGGATACAAGtataaagacaaaaatgcccttagagtaaaaaaaaccttaattttaacactccccctcaagttggggcgtaaatgtcaataagacccaacttgctcaCACACGAGTCAAATAACTGTTTGGGCAGTCCCTTTGTCAGGACATCTGTAATCTGTTGGTTGGAAGGAATATAAGGAGCACAAATGTTGCCACTATTAAGTCTTTCCTTGATGAAATGCCGATCAATCTCcacatgctttgttctatcatgTTGAATTAGGTTATTTGCTATGCTTATTGTGGttttgttatcacaatagagtttcaATGGACTGGTATGATCTTGGTGAAGGTCTCTAAAAACTTTTTCAAGCCAAATTTCTTCACAGATTCCTAGATTCATGGTCTTGTACTCAGCTTCGACACTACTTCTGGCAACACCACCTTGTCTTTTATTCATCCATGTGACAAGGTTACCTAACACACAAAGGTACAATATCTTGATGTTGACTTTCTGTCTACTACAGACCCGGCCCAATCTGCATCTGTGTATGTGTCGATGCATCGCCTTTCAACTTTCCTAAACATCAAGCCTTTCCCTGGAGAAGTTTTCAGATATCTCAAAATGCGTTCCACTGCCCTCATATGTTCTTCGTATGGAGACTGCATAAATTGACTTACCATACTCACTACATATGAAATGTTGGGCCTAGTATGAgagagatatattaatttcccAGCAAGCTgttgatatctttctttgctAACTGGAACACCTTCACTCATATCACTTAACTTTGCATTTGCTTCTATAGGAGTGTCAACTGGTTTACAGCCTGTCATACCTCCGTTGGGAAACTGAAACCCCTTCTTTCGATCGAGCTACTTCCATTCCAAGGAAGTACCTTAGTCTCCCAAGGTCCTTGATTTTGAATTCCTTAGCCATCTTCGTCTTTAATCGGTTAATCTCTGAGGTATTATCTCCTGAAATGACAATGTCATtaacataaacaattaaaacTGTAATTTTTCCGGATACTGACCTTTTAGTGAAGATAGTATGATCTGATTGTGACTTTACAAACGTAGTAAACCTGTCAAACCAGAACCTTAGGACTGTTTTAGCCCATACAAGGACTTCCTTAGTCTGCAAACCCGGTGTTAAACTGTTTCTCAAATCCTGGGGGAGGACTTATGTAGACTTTTTCCTCCAACTCTTCGTTGAGAAAGGCATTCTTCACATCAAGCTGGTGAAGGGGTTAATCTTTATTAATTGCAATGGCAAGCAGAACCCGTACTGTGTTTAGCTTTGCGACTGATGAAAAGTCTCAAAATAATCAACCTCGAAAGTTTTGAGTAAAGCCCCTGGAAACTAATCTGGTCTTGTACCGATCAAGAACAATACTTTATTGTGAACACCTATTTACATTCGACTGCTTTATGACCATTTGGAAGAGTGACTTGGTCTCACGTATGATTTTTCTCGAGAGCCACAATTTCTTCCATGACTGCGGCTTTCCAATGCTGTGTGTATACTGTTTGGTATCACCACTGTGTTTAGATTTGTAGTGAGGGCCTTGAACGGAGACAGGTTGCTGTAGGACAAGTAACTTTGCAATGGATATTTTGTACATGATCTGGTACCTTTCCTTAGGGCAATCAAGAGGTCAAGGGATACATTTCTATCTTTACTTTCTTTGGGCTTCATACTGCATTCACCTTCCTGCTCAAACGTCCCATGTTCTGtcattttcccactttcaacgATGTTTTCAGTGGGAGCGGGAGACATTTCTTTTCCAGGTTGAACAACATTCTTTGCTGGAACAAGTGTCTCAGAGTGACCTGGTCTCACGTATGATTTTTCTCGAGAGCCACAATTTCTTCCATGACTGCGGCTTTCCAATGCTGTGTGTATACTGTTTGGTATCACCACTGTGTCTAGATTTGTAGTGAGGGCCTTGAACTCAGGAGACAGGTTGCTGTAGGACAAGTAACTTTGCAATGGATATTTTGTACATGATCTGGTACCTTTCCTTAGGGCAATCGAGAGGTCAAGGGATACATTTCTATCTTTACTTTCTTTGGGCTTCATACTGCACTCACCCTCCTGCTCAAACGTCCCATGTTCTGtcattttcccactttcaacgATGTTTTCAGCGGGAGCGGGAGACATTTCTTTTCCAGGTTGAACAACATTCTTTGCTGGAACAAGTGTCTCACAATCATCATTTTCTGCTTCGATTACATCTTTACTGTCATTGTCTTCCCTGTTGTTGCTCTCAATATTTTCAACACAAGCATCAGTTTTATCACATTCATTATCATGATCAGGGATAGGACTATTAGTACCTGGAACTGATCTTCGTTGCCAAAGAAATAACAGACGGCGCCATTTCCTTCCTAAGATTCCTCCTATAATATGTGATCCATGGGACTTGTTTGGTCGGGCGAATGGATTCATTGGTACTAATGTCAAGGATGGGTTCTGCATCAGTTTTATCACATTTATTATCATGATCAGGGATAGGACTATTAGTACCTGGAACTGATCTTCGTTTGCCAAAGAAATAACAGACGGCGCTATTTCCTTTCTGAGATTCCTCCTATAATATGTGATCCATGGGACTTGTTTGGTCGGGCGAATGGATTCATTGGTACTGATGTCAAGGATGGGTTCAAGGAAGACAGATAGACTCGGACCCCAATTGGTTTCTTCACTAGTATTCTCCCCTTGAAGAGAGCCATTGGGAAAAGAATGGATGATCTTTGAAGAATGCCCATTTATCGAGACAAagtaaagtatttttttagAAGAGGGATGATAACACTTGTACCCATGCTGATGAAGTGGGTACCCCACAAAGATACATTTTTGAGCCCGAGGGGTAAACTTGGTTTGGTTAGGACCATGAGTATGGACAAACATAACACAGCCAAAATCTCGGATGGGTACAACAGAAAGAAGTCGGGTATTTGGGTAGGACTCTTTAAAAGAATCTAAGGgggtttgaaattttaaagCTTGGGACGACATTCGATTTATTAGATGGGCTGCTGTTAAGATAGCATCACCCCATAAATAAGAAGGAATGGAAGTTGACAACATAAGAGATCGAGCAACTTCGACTAGGTGATAGTCTTTCCATTTGACCACTACAATTGGTTGAGGGGTGTATGCACAGGAACTCTGATGGACTATTCCTTTTGAGATTAGGAACTCTCTTAAGGATTAAGGTATTCTTGACCATTATCACTGCAAAGAATAGCGATTTTGACATTGAACTGAGTTGCTATAAAATTGTAGGATTATTGAAAGACCGATGTAACTTTGGATTTGTCTGTCAGAAGGAAAACCCAGGTTAGCCCAGTATGATCATCAATGAAGGTTACAAACCATCGCTTCCCAGTGATGGCAGTAACAGGAGACGGACCCCAGACATGGTTATGGAAAATGGTGAATGTTTTAGAAGGTTTATAAGGTTGAGGCTTGAAAGAAACACGAGGCTGTTTGGCTTGGACACACACATCGCATTTTAACttagaaatattaatattatgaaaAAGATGAGGAAACAAACAATTCATATACTGAAAATTAGGATGACCAAGGTGATAGTGCCATAACATATAGTCAATTtcagaaatagaaaaatgagaTGAAAACAAACAAGCCTTATCACATATCCTAAATGAGGCTTATTCAATGAGAAAATAGAGTCCCCTGTCATGTCGGACAGTATCAACCGTCATCCTCGAGTTCAGATCCAGAAAAACAGCAGCATCAGGTGAGAAGATAACACGACATTACACATCTTGGAGGATTAAACCTGCGGTCCTGATCCTTTCATTTCTAGCACTAGGCTGATAAGAGATTGATCGGAGGAACCAGTCAAGTGGTCTgtggctcctgaatctaatatccatgATTTATCATTAGTTATACTCACAAAGTCAAAGGAGTTGAAAGTACCTGATTGGGAGATTATACTTATTCCAACTGTAATAGAAGTGCTCTGAATGGTTTCCTGATCTAAGGTTGTGTATTTTCAGTTACTGATTCACCTACTAATGCCTGGCTTGACTGTCATTTCTTACCATTTGACGGACAACCATGGAGCTTCCAACACTGATCTTTCGTGTGCCAGGGTTTCTTGCAATGTTCACACACTGGGGCTGGCTTACTGTTTTGTTTATCATGGACAGGGTCTGATGTTTTGAAAGTAGCAGAATTTGTTGGTGTCACAAGTGTATTGTTCATGGCCTTCGACCTAACAGATTTCCATTAAAGATGGTATAACCCTGGTCTCCAATATACGACTTCGCACAACATCAAATTTAGGTCAGTTTTCTCAGAATTTCATATGCATGTAGTGACTCTAAGTATTCTTATGAAGTTTGATCCATGTGAAGTGCAACAAATAGGAATACTACACATTTTTAGCCGtcatattttactttttttctccTCAGCACCAAATAACTCGAGCTTCTTTTCTAgcttctattttctttcttaataaATATTCCTGCCTAGATATAGGTGTACGGGTTTCCAAACTTTCTTATGGATTCGGGTTTTTTTCTGACAGATGGTCAGAACTTCATATGGGTTCGAATCCTATTGAGAGG encodes:
- the LOC120082554 gene encoding uncharacterized protein LOC120082554 isoform X1 — protein: MLSTSIPSYLWGDAILTAAHLINRMSSQALKFQTPLDSFKESYPNTRLLSVVPIRDFGCVMFVHTHGPNQTKFTPRAQKCIFVGYPLHQHGYKCYHPSSKKILYFVSINGHSSKIIHSFPNGSLQGENTSEETNWGPSLSVFLEPILDISTNESIRPTKQVPWITYYRRNLRKEIAPSVISLANEDQFQVLIVLSLIMIINVIKLMQNPSLTLVPMNPFARPNKSHGSHIIGGILGRKWRRLLFLWQRRSVPGTNSPIPDHDNECDKTDACVENIESNNREDNDSKDVIEAENDDCETLVPAKNVVQPGKEMSPAPAENIVESGKMTEHGTFEQEGECSMKPKESKDRNVSLDLSIALRKGTRSCTKYPLQSYLSYSNLSPEFKALTTNLDTVVIPNSIHTALESRSHGRNCGSREKSYVRPSHSSKWS
- the LOC120082554 gene encoding uncharacterized protein LOC120082554 isoform X2, which codes for MGILQRSSILFPMALFKGRILVKKPIGVRVYLSSLNPSLTSVPMNPFARPNKSHGSHIIGGILGRKWRRLLFLWQRRSVPGTNSPIPDHDNECDKTDACVENIESNNREDNDSKDVIEAENDDCETLVPAKNVVQPGKEMSPAPAENIVESGKMTEHGTFEQEGECSMKPKESKDRNVSLDLSIALRKGTRSCTKYPLQSYLSYSNLSPEFKALTTNLDTVVIPNSIHTALESRSHGRNCGSREKSYVRPGHSETLVPAKNVVQPGKEMSPAPTENIVESGKMTEHGTFEQEGECSMKPKESKDRNVSLDLLIALRKGTRSCTKYPLQSYLSYSNLSPFKALTTNLNTVVIPNSIHTALESRSHGRNCGSREKSYVRPSHSSKWS